A single region of the Candidatus Zixiibacteriota bacterium genome encodes:
- a CDS encoding sodium-translocating pyrophosphatase: MSESLLLGIIIGISVLGLVAAWALAQWVLRRPTGSEAMQKISNAIKEGAEAFLRRQNRTIIMLAVVVAVVLFIGYGFIRSHREFDPVDSTMELAAWITLSFVLGALCSVIAGYVGMWVSIRSNIRTATAALTSLNDALRIALRGGAVSGLLVVAMSLLGVGGLYAIVSAFSNVKETQIPLLIVGYGFGASFVALFAQLGGGIYTKAADVGADLVGKVEAGIPEDDPRNPAVVADLVGDNVGDCAGRGADLFESTAAENIGAMILGASLAAAAEQQGFAFSAGIVGVMMFPLIARAFGIIASVIGIVSVRMDKEEKMDPMEALNRGYYVAVILAMIGFAGASYWLLNSPAAPNAWWHFFLCGVIGVLTSVAFVYITQYYTEYRYSPVQRIAEASKTGPATNIIAGVGVGLECTWMPALVMGAALLASYYLGASSGLPHAGLFGTAVSTMGMLATAAYILAMDTFGPITDNAGGIVEMSQQPEEVRKKTDRLDSVGNTTKALTKGYAVGSAALAAFLLFQAYMDEVAHYAGQEMEGVNLANPVVFVGSLFGAALVFLFSAMAIRAVGAAAQSIIEEVRRQYAKLPRLNDIIQFPSDFKPDYGSCVDIVTKAALRKMVVPGLLVVLTPIGVGLAFKVFITEGHRLIAAEAVAGLLMVGTIAGILMALFLNNGGGAWDNAKKYIETGAHGGKYLTLKDGTRAKNPTHGAAVVGDTVGDPFKDTAGPSLHVLIKLLSTITLVLAPLFI, encoded by the coding sequence ATGAGTGAATCCCTGCTATTGGGAATAATCATCGGGATCAGCGTCCTCGGACTGGTCGCGGCCTGGGCATTGGCCCAGTGGGTGCTGCGACGGCCAACCGGTTCGGAGGCTATGCAGAAGATCTCCAACGCTATCAAGGAAGGTGCTGAGGCGTTCCTTCGTCGCCAGAATCGGACCATCATCATGCTGGCGGTGGTCGTGGCGGTAGTGCTGTTCATTGGGTATGGGTTCATACGGAGTCACCGCGAGTTCGACCCGGTCGACAGCACTATGGAGCTCGCTGCGTGGATTACCTTGTCATTCGTGCTCGGTGCGCTCTGTTCGGTAATCGCCGGGTATGTTGGCATGTGGGTTTCGATTCGAAGCAATATCCGCACTGCCACTGCGGCTCTGACGAGTCTGAACGACGCACTTCGCATCGCGCTCCGCGGTGGAGCTGTCTCGGGACTGCTGGTGGTGGCTATGAGCCTGCTCGGTGTGGGCGGCCTGTACGCCATAGTCAGTGCGTTTTCGAATGTCAAAGAGACTCAAATTCCGCTCTTGATCGTGGGCTATGGGTTTGGTGCCTCTTTTGTAGCGCTCTTCGCCCAGCTTGGCGGCGGTATTTATACGAAGGCCGCCGACGTGGGTGCCGATCTGGTAGGGAAGGTCGAAGCCGGAATTCCCGAAGATGATCCCCGCAACCCTGCGGTCGTCGCCGATCTCGTGGGTGACAATGTTGGCGATTGCGCCGGTCGTGGCGCCGACCTGTTCGAGTCAACGGCCGCCGAGAATATCGGTGCCATGATTCTGGGTGCTTCTCTTGCGGCGGCGGCGGAGCAGCAGGGATTTGCATTCTCTGCCGGTATTGTCGGTGTGATGATGTTTCCCCTGATCGCCCGTGCCTTCGGAATCATTGCTTCTGTTATCGGGATCGTTTCGGTCCGGATGGACAAGGAAGAGAAGATGGACCCGATGGAAGCGCTCAACCGCGGATACTATGTGGCCGTCATCCTGGCCATGATTGGATTCGCAGGCGCCTCTTACTGGCTGCTCAATTCCCCGGCTGCACCGAACGCCTGGTGGCATTTCTTCCTGTGCGGAGTGATCGGCGTTTTGACCTCAGTGGCCTTTGTATATATCACGCAGTATTATACTGAGTATCGATATAGTCCCGTACAACGGATCGCCGAGGCTTCGAAGACGGGCCCCGCCACCAACATCATCGCGGGGGTGGGCGTGGGGTTGGAATGCACCTGGATGCCGGCTTTGGTCATGGGCGCTGCGTTGCTGGCTTCGTATTATCTTGGTGCATCAAGCGGACTACCGCACGCCGGACTTTTCGGAACTGCTGTCTCCACGATGGGAATGCTGGCGACCGCCGCATACATTCTTGCGATGGATACGTTTGGACCGATCACCGACAACGCCGGCGGCATCGTTGAGATGTCACAGCAGCCTGAAGAAGTGCGCAAGAAGACCGACCGCCTCGATTCGGTCGGCAACACGACGAAAGCGCTCACCAAGGGTTATGCTGTCGGTTCTGCAGCGTTGGCTGCCTTCCTGCTGTTTCAGGCCTATATGGATGAAGTCGCGCACTACGCCGGACAGGAAATGGAGGGAGTCAATCTGGCCAATCCGGTGGTATTTGTCGGCAGTCTCTTCGGCGCTGCGCTCGTGTTTCTCTTTTCGGCCATGGCTATTAGGGCGGTTGGCGCCGCGGCACAATCGATCATCGAGGAAGTCCGCCGTCAATACGCCAAGTTGCCTCGTTTGAATGATATCATTCAGTTCCCCTCGGACTTCAAGCCGGATTACGGCTCCTGCGTCGACATTGTCACCAAAGCAGCGCTCCGTAAGATGGTAGTGCCGGGCCTTTTGGTGGTGTTGACGCCAATCGGTGTCGGACTGGCGTTCAAGGTGTTCATAACAGAAGGGCACAGGCTGATTGCCGCCGAGGCAGTGGCTGGCCTGCTGATGGTCGGCACGATCGCCGGCATTCTCATGGCGCTGTTTCTCAATAATGGCGGCGGCGCCTGGGACAACGCCAAGAAGTACATTGAGACAGGGGCCCACGGCGGCAAGTACCTGACACTGAAAGATGGTACTCGCGCCAAGAACCCCACCCACGGCGCGGCCGTGGTCGGCGACACGGTCGGTGATCCGTTCAAGGACACCGCCGGTCCCTCGCTGCATGTGCTTATCAAGCTGTTGTCGACCATTACGCTCGTGCTGGCGCCGCTGTTTATTTAG
- a CDS encoding DUF47 family protein has protein sequence MFKRLLPAETSFFDFFERHSTLAIETCRELHAISENPSELVVRANRIKELEHEADDVTHKCIDALHRTFITPIDRSDIHRLMKRLDDIVDSVDSAASRLMLYEMTELRPEMRQFTEVLVKASTAINGAVHNLRDLKKGGTSIEKYCRAIYDAENEGDQILRSALGRLFKEEPEMMHVIKWKEVFERLEKATDRCEEVANIVQGIVIEAS, from the coding sequence ATGTTTAAGCGTCTACTGCCTGCCGAGACAAGTTTTTTCGATTTCTTTGAGCGCCACAGCACGCTGGCCATCGAGACCTGTCGGGAGCTGCATGCAATCTCGGAGAATCCATCGGAACTGGTCGTGCGCGCCAATCGCATCAAGGAACTGGAGCACGAGGCGGACGATGTCACCCACAAGTGTATCGACGCCTTGCACCGGACCTTCATAACGCCAATCGACCGTTCGGATATTCACCGACTCATGAAACGCCTCGATGACATCGTCGATTCCGTTGATTCGGCCGCGTCCCGGCTCATGCTCTACGAAATGACGGAGCTGCGGCCGGAAATGCGGCAGTTCACCGAAGTACTGGTGAAAGCATCGACCGCCATCAACGGCGCCGTGCACAATCTTCGGGACCTGAAAAAGGGAGGCACATCCATCGAGAAATACTGCCGCGCTATTTACGATGCCGAGAACGAAGGGGATCAGATCCTTCGTTCGGCGCTTGGCCGCCTTTTCAAGGAAGAACCGGAAATGATGCACGTGATCAAATGGAAAGAGGTGTTCGAGCGGCTCGAGAAAGCCACCGACCGGTGTGAAGAAGTGGCCAATATCGTTCAGGGCATTGTGATCGAGGCGTCGTGA
- a CDS encoding glycosyltransferase family 4 protein, translated as MNRLELHDRIGSTGWYQDATPPLRGQGCPLKVAIVHDWLVTYGGAERVLEHMLEEYPDADLYSLCNFLPEAERSFLLHKPVTTSFIQKLPFARYKYRSYLPLMPLAVERFDLRGYDLVISSSYAVAKGVITGPDQLHVCMCYSPMRYAWDLTHQYLAESGLSNGLRGMLAHWLLYRLRQWDYRTANGVDEFIAISRYIARRIMKVYRRPATIIYPPVDVDRFSLREHKEDFYLTASRLVPYKRIDLIVESFSHMRNKQLVVIGDGPEWKKVKRKASPNVHLLGHQPFDILCEQMQRARAFIFAAEEDFGIVPVEAQACGTPVIAFGRGGATETIVDGETGLFFDEQTVPSLVDAINRFEAAGDSFDPRRIRRQAVKFSGVRFKREFHQFMTQVIDTRFGGVARSHPALSS; from the coding sequence ATGAACAGATTGGAGTTACACGACCGCATTGGTTCCACGGGTTGGTATCAGGACGCTACACCCCCCCTGCGCGGACAAGGGTGTCCGCTCAAGGTGGCGATTGTCCACGATTGGCTTGTCACGTACGGCGGCGCCGAGCGGGTGTTGGAGCACATGCTTGAGGAGTACCCCGATGCCGACCTGTATTCGTTGTGTAATTTTCTTCCGGAAGCTGAGCGTTCGTTCTTGCTACACAAACCGGTGACGACATCGTTCATTCAGAAATTGCCGTTTGCCCGATACAAGTATCGTTCATATCTGCCACTCATGCCGCTGGCGGTCGAACGATTCGATCTGCGGGGTTACGATCTGGTGATCTCCAGCTCCTATGCGGTTGCCAAAGGGGTAATTACGGGTCCCGATCAACTGCATGTTTGCATGTGCTATTCACCTATGAGATATGCATGGGATCTGACACACCAGTATCTTGCCGAATCCGGGCTCTCGAACGGTCTGCGCGGCATGCTCGCGCACTGGCTCCTGTATCGGCTGCGCCAATGGGATTACCGCACGGCGAACGGTGTGGATGAGTTCATCGCTATATCGAGATATATCGCCCGACGAATCATGAAAGTGTACCGCCGGCCGGCGACCATCATCTATCCACCGGTCGATGTCGATCGATTCTCCCTCCGCGAGCATAAAGAGGATTTCTATCTCACAGCTTCCCGATTGGTTCCGTACAAGCGGATCGACCTGATCGTGGAATCCTTCTCTCACATGCGGAATAAGCAGCTTGTCGTGATCGGCGATGGCCCCGAGTGGAAGAAGGTCAAGCGAAAGGCCAGCCCCAACGTTCACCTGCTCGGACACCAACCGTTCGACATACTATGCGAACAGATGCAGCGGGCTCGGGCGTTCATTTTTGCGGCTGAGGAAGATTTCGGAATTGTCCCTGTTGAAGCCCAGGCATGCGGCACACCGGTGATCGCCTTCGGGCGAGGAGGTGCGACTGAGACGATTGTTGATGGCGAAACCGGGCTGTTCTTCGATGAACAAACGGTCCCGAGTCTGGTCGATGCGATAAACCGCTTCGAGGCCGCCGGCGACTCTTTCGATCCACGCCGCATTCGACGCCAGGCCGTCAAGTTCTCGGGGGTTCGCTTCAAGCGCGAGTTTCACCAGTTTATGACTCAGGTGATCGACACCCGCTTCGGTGGCGTTGCCAGGTCGCACCCGGCACTTTCTTCCTGA
- a CDS encoding inorganic phosphate transporter: protein MSPLFVVIIITVGVALLFDVINGFHDAANSIATVVSTRVLSPKVAVWWAAFFNFVAMFVFAPRVADTIAKIVKIDGKDTVYVYVVLAGLVGAIVWDLLTWWLGLPTSSSHALIGGVAGAGLAYQGLDVIRWGNIWKTVKFIPLAPLIGLAIGFMVMIGVYWLFRRWRPNDVDRLFRKGQLLSAALYSLGHGGNDAQKTMGIIMALLIAGGVLSPDAELSLTNVSTMWIILSCHLAMGLGTAFGGWRIVKTMGMKITKLKPVGGFCAETAGASTLFMATHLGIPVSTTHTITGAIIGVGATNKLSGIKWGVAERIVWAWIFTIPASGLISAGCFYLIKALHSGF from the coding sequence GTGTCGCCGCTGTTTGTTGTTATCATCATCACTGTCGGCGTGGCGCTGCTCTTTGATGTCATCAATGGGTTTCACGATGCCGCCAACTCGATCGCTACTGTCGTTTCCACGCGGGTGCTAAGTCCCAAAGTTGCCGTCTGGTGGGCGGCCTTTTTCAATTTCGTGGCCATGTTCGTCTTCGCACCCCGTGTGGCTGATACCATCGCCAAGATCGTCAAGATCGACGGCAAGGATACCGTATATGTCTATGTCGTGCTCGCGGGACTGGTGGGGGCGATTGTGTGGGACCTGTTGACCTGGTGGCTGGGTCTCCCCACCAGTTCCTCGCACGCGCTGATTGGCGGCGTTGCCGGCGCCGGACTCGCGTATCAGGGACTTGATGTGATTCGCTGGGGGAATATCTGGAAGACCGTTAAATTCATCCCGCTCGCACCGCTTATTGGACTGGCCATTGGTTTCATGGTCATGATAGGCGTATATTGGTTGTTCCGGAGATGGCGGCCAAACGATGTGGATCGTCTGTTCCGAAAAGGTCAATTGCTTTCCGCGGCGCTGTACTCTCTTGGTCACGGCGGCAATGATGCGCAGAAAACGATGGGGATCATTATGGCGCTTCTGATTGCCGGCGGTGTCCTGAGCCCAGACGCGGAGTTGTCACTCACCAATGTCAGCACCATGTGGATCATCCTGTCATGCCATCTGGCCATGGGATTGGGGACTGCGTTCGGCGGTTGGCGGATTGTCAAAACCATGGGCATGAAGATCACCAAGCTTAAACCTGTCGGCGGGTTCTGCGCCGAGACAGCCGGTGCTTCGACCCTGTTCATGGCCACTCATCTGGGCATTCCGGTTTCTACCACGCACACAATCACCGGCGCGATCATCGGCGTTGGCGCCACCAACAAACTTTCGGGTATCAAATGGGGCGTAGCCGAACGTATCGTGTGGGCATGGATATTCACGATCCCGGCCTCGGGGCTCATCTCGGCCGGTTGTTTCTATCTTATTAAAGCCCTGCACTCCGGCTTCTGA
- a CDS encoding glycosyltransferase family 4 protein, whose translation MNGGTAQVAIAEAAALQARGHRVSFMAGVGPVDTRLTEAGVHVHLTGQQEIAVDRNPFRAALHGFRNGQAERAMKEQLEGLSAKQTVVHLHGWTKCLSASVIRPAVDAGFPVLVHLHDYFSVCPNGGLYNFQTNLSCSLKPMSAACLLSHCDKKSYAHKLYRVARQTIQNRLNGIPSRTRYFAAVSLFSRKIMGPYLPIEATIFDLPNPVDIERQLPARPLDSETFVWVGRLSPEKGTMLFARAAARAGASALFVGDGPQRDEIARGYAGAAITGWLEPLQVQQMIRKSRALVYSPVCYETQGLAVLEAAALGVPAIVSDGCAAREAVVDNVTGLLFKSGDEEDLADKIRHLATGDQAAEMGRQAYDRYWTEPPTMAAHIEKLESVYRAILNRESAALDRPAVSEVTASISGMSE comes from the coding sequence GTGAACGGCGGCACGGCGCAAGTGGCCATAGCCGAAGCAGCAGCGCTCCAGGCGAGAGGTCATCGGGTGAGCTTCATGGCGGGAGTAGGACCTGTCGACACGCGTCTCACAGAAGCCGGCGTCCACGTGCATCTAACCGGACAACAAGAGATTGCTGTTGACCGAAACCCTTTTCGGGCTGCGTTGCACGGATTCCGCAACGGTCAAGCGGAAAGGGCGATGAAAGAACAGCTTGAGGGGCTCTCTGCCAAACAGACGGTCGTTCACTTGCATGGCTGGACAAAATGTCTGTCGGCATCGGTCATCAGGCCGGCCGTCGACGCGGGCTTTCCGGTACTGGTTCACCTGCACGACTATTTTTCGGTCTGTCCGAACGGCGGACTCTACAACTTTCAGACCAATCTGTCGTGCAGCCTCAAACCGATGTCTGCAGCCTGCCTGCTGTCGCATTGCGACAAAAAAAGTTATGCACACAAATTGTACCGGGTCGCCCGTCAGACTATCCAGAACCGCCTAAACGGGATACCCTCTCGCACACGATACTTCGCGGCGGTCTCGTTGTTCAGCCGGAAAATCATGGGGCCATATCTTCCGATAGAGGCGACGATTTTCGATTTGCCCAACCCGGTCGATATTGAGCGGCAGCTGCCCGCCAGACCGCTCGATTCTGAGACGTTCGTGTGGGTCGGAAGATTATCTCCAGAGAAAGGGACAATGCTGTTCGCGCGTGCGGCAGCACGTGCTGGAGCCAGCGCTTTGTTTGTGGGGGACGGTCCTCAACGGGACGAGATCGCCAGAGGTTACGCGGGCGCAGCGATCACCGGTTGGCTCGAACCGCTGCAAGTGCAACAGATGATTCGCAAAAGCCGCGCGCTCGTGTACTCACCGGTCTGCTATGAGACACAGGGTCTTGCCGTTCTTGAGGCGGCCGCTCTTGGGGTACCGGCCATCGTATCTGATGGTTGTGCGGCCCGCGAAGCTGTGGTAGACAATGTCACCGGCCTGTTGTTTAAGAGCGGTGATGAGGAGGACCTGGCCGACAAGATCCGCCACCTGGCGACAGGGGATCAGGCTGCCGAGATGGGGCGACAGGCATACGACCGGTATTGGACAGAGCCTCCAACCATGGCGGCACATATCGAGAAGTTGGAAAGTGTGTACCGAGCGATCCTTAACCGCGAGAGCGCCGCACTGGACCGGCCAGCCGTGTCCGAAGTGACTGCGAGTATTTCCGGAATGAGCGAGTAG
- a CDS encoding MATE family efflux transporter — protein MTVPPTVNKRQRTDYTEGSIVASILKMGLPSMFGFLMQHTYSLVDTWWVSRLSDSEASVAAITFFASIHWLFFTFNNLIGPGSVALISRRYGEKSYDLVEKLTKETIVMKLALGGVFGLIGYIFAEPMLTFVGAEGVTLDLGVQYGRIMFIGMGIMYATYSIYTAMRGVANPHQAMALMLGANVLNMGLDPIFMFGYLGFPAMGIRGAAWASVLSFTIVFLVGILLFYSGRTNVRLHLRGKERMTWESIWKITYIGIPAWIGDMSFAGARLVLVRLVAPFGTPVVAAYGVGNQVTSIGVAMLVGIGLGLSALIGHNIGGAKMKRAKETADKAILLGVGLKTGMATVVFLFAPEIMRMFFESPETVHVGSTMLRIFALGFPFIGAFMMIAQVHTGVGLNGPTMVVNLINAWVLEVAPVYLLTVYFGFSELSVWWSISLAGALSALLFYWYYQRGKWLAVSL, from the coding sequence ATGACCGTCCCGCCGACCGTGAATAAGCGCCAGCGCACCGATTACACCGAGGGCTCGATCGTTGCTTCAATCCTCAAGATGGGGCTGCCATCGATGTTTGGCTTCCTCATGCAGCATACCTACTCCCTGGTGGATACCTGGTGGGTTTCACGTTTGTCAGACAGTGAGGCCTCAGTAGCGGCCATCACGTTTTTCGCCAGTATTCACTGGCTGTTCTTCACGTTCAACAACCTGATTGGGCCGGGCTCGGTGGCTTTAATCTCCCGACGTTACGGGGAGAAGTCATACGATCTGGTCGAGAAGCTCACCAAAGAAACGATCGTCATGAAGCTTGCACTCGGCGGCGTATTCGGACTTATCGGTTATATCTTCGCCGAGCCGATGTTGACATTTGTCGGTGCGGAGGGAGTTACACTCGACCTGGGTGTCCAATACGGGCGCATCATGTTTATCGGCATGGGCATCATGTACGCCACGTATTCGATCTATACTGCGATGCGCGGCGTGGCCAACCCGCACCAGGCTATGGCGCTGATGCTGGGGGCGAATGTCCTCAACATGGGACTTGATCCCATTTTCATGTTCGGCTATCTCGGTTTTCCGGCGATGGGTATTCGAGGTGCGGCATGGGCTTCGGTTCTGAGTTTCACAATCGTGTTTCTGGTCGGAATCCTGTTGTTCTACTCCGGTCGGACAAATGTGCGTCTCCACCTGCGAGGCAAGGAGCGAATGACCTGGGAGTCGATCTGGAAAATCACGTATATCGGCATTCCTGCATGGATCGGTGACATGTCATTTGCGGGCGCTCGCCTGGTCCTCGTTCGTCTGGTGGCGCCGTTTGGTACTCCGGTGGTGGCGGCATATGGCGTGGGCAACCAGGTAACATCGATCGGCGTTGCAATGCTGGTGGGAATCGGGCTGGGACTGTCCGCCCTGATCGGGCACAATATCGGCGGGGCGAAAATGAAGCGGGCCAAGGAGACCGCTGACAAAGCGATCCTGTTGGGCGTCGGTCTTAAAACCGGCATGGCGACCGTCGTCTTTCTGTTCGCGCCCGAGATCATGAGAATGTTCTTCGAATCTCCCGAGACTGTCCACGTCGGCAGCACCATGCTTCGCATATTCGCCCTCGGGTTTCCCTTCATTGGCGCATTCATGATGATAGCACAAGTGCACACGGGCGTTGGTCTTAACGGCCCGACCATGGTCGTGAATCTCATCAATGCGTGGGTGCTGGAGGTAGCTCCCGTCTACCTCCTGACCGTCTACTTCGGTTTTTCTGAATTGTCGGTGTGGTGGTCTATCAGTCTGGCTGGTGCGCTCAGCGCACTGCTCTTCTACTGGTACTACCAGCGGGGGAAATGGCTGGCCGTCAGCTTGTGA
- a CDS encoding Wzz/FepE/Etk N-terminal domain-containing protein — MIRLARVLLKYRYRFMIVSVSLAVVTGLIAFLLPSTYTSRATLLPTGKVDKMADLKSLAGLSSLTSQDESSSELFPTILMSRAVADAVLARRYECSVNARHRTLYLNQYFKIENPDYLHLALAGITTVEKDKKTGVISLAVETTSPELSRQIAEEYITQLDDFNMHRRRTQAGERARYLETQVAQTARNLRAAEDSLEAFQRVNRNWIGGDDPEVSKIVAQLSREVELITQGYGFLRQQLEMAKLDARKDVPVVSVLDRPSLPTVRTGPRRFLSAAAGGVAGLLLVLLWVMVRERFVGARDAESRHELKQLGAELTQAIRWRRRIHAASSSTENEPVAPR; from the coding sequence ATGATACGCCTGGCCAGAGTGCTCCTGAAATACCGGTATAGGTTCATGATTGTATCTGTTAGCCTGGCCGTCGTTACCGGACTCATCGCGTTTCTGTTGCCCTCAACCTATACTTCACGTGCCACGCTGCTGCCGACCGGCAAAGTTGACAAGATGGCCGATCTCAAAAGTCTGGCCGGACTTTCCAGCCTGACCTCGCAGGATGAAAGCTCGTCTGAGCTGTTTCCAACTATTCTCATGTCGCGCGCGGTCGCTGATGCTGTTCTGGCACGTCGCTATGAATGTTCTGTAAATGCACGACATAGGACGCTTTATCTAAACCAATACTTCAAGATTGAAAACCCTGACTATCTGCACCTTGCGCTGGCCGGGATCACGACTGTGGAAAAGGACAAGAAGACCGGCGTTATATCCTTGGCAGTCGAAACTACTAGCCCCGAGCTCTCCCGACAGATCGCCGAGGAGTATATTACACAGCTCGACGACTTCAATATGCACCGCCGCCGCACCCAGGCCGGTGAACGGGCCAGGTATCTTGAAACGCAGGTGGCTCAAACCGCCCGGAACCTGCGGGCCGCAGAGGACAGCCTGGAAGCATTCCAGAGAGTGAATCGCAATTGGATCGGAGGCGATGATCCCGAGGTCTCCAAGATTGTAGCTCAGCTCTCTCGCGAGGTGGAACTCATCACCCAGGGCTACGGGTTCCTTCGCCAGCAGCTCGAGATGGCCAAACTTGATGCCCGGAAAGATGTGCCGGTTGTTTCCGTGCTTGACAGGCCTTCTTTGCCGACGGTGCGGACTGGACCAAGGCGATTTCTGTCCGCCGCTGCCGGCGGCGTAGCCGGACTCTTACTCGTATTGTTGTGGGTGATGGTTCGTGAGAGGTTTGTCGGAGCTCGTGATGCCGAATCGCGGCACGAACTCAAGCAATTGGGTGCTGAACTGACACAGGCTATTCGCTGGCGGCGTCGGATTCACGCTGCATCCAGTTCCACAGAGAATGAGCCGGTTGCGCCGCGGTAG